A single genomic interval of Daucus carota subsp. sativus chromosome 1, DH1 v3.0, whole genome shotgun sequence harbors:
- the LOC108204382 gene encoding protein ALTERED XYLOGLUCAN 9, with the protein MFGAVHFGIVAACVVLFVPMGLAGWHLSRNKVLFFSGILFIALFVGVHITPYFTSVSSFVNTFPSTTSSLPVSYEQDDRDVCVSVLHNVIYEFKSGNMDGPLNDSSVHEDLSWYWDKSGPFVGCNFQKLSKVDASDLLNGTWVVVAGDSQARLFVVSLLDLLLGPEKMEAIRGDLFKRHSNYQTVIHSIGLKLDFLWAPYAKNLTDIVMEFMGNKRYPDVLVIGAGLWDMLRITNSTEYGSSLQHLNTYLVSSLPVSPEYSTTYPVSGSVSVPTPHLFWLGSPTLINRMLNTEEKKVKMTDALYAAYEREMHKSKLLRQSAGPAFLLDIKSLSQKCGDQCTEDGMHYKAAVYETAVHIMLNALIIESQQKL; encoded by the coding sequence ATGTTTGGGGCCGTCCATTTTGGAATAGTGGCGGCCTGTGTCGTGTTGTTTGTACCAATGGGGTTGGCGGGTTGGCACCTTAGTCGGAATAAAGTTCTTTTCTTTAGCGGTATACTCTTTATAGCCCTCTTTGTGGGTGTTCATATTACGCCTTACTTTACTTCTGTATCCAGTTTTGTTAATACATTTCCTAGCACTACCTCCTCCCTACCTGTATCATATGAGCAAGACGATCGTGACGTTTGTGTTTCTGTACTTCATAATGTAATCTATGAGTTCAAATCGGGTAATATGGATGGACCCTTGAATGATTCGAGTGTTCATGAAGATTTGTCTTGGTATTGGGATAAATCTGGCCCTTTTGTTGGCTGTAACTTTCAGAAGTTGAGTAAGGTGGATGCATCTGATTTGTTAAATGGGACGTGGGTGGTTGTAGCAGGGGATTCTCAAGCACGTCTATTTGTTGTTTCCTTGTTGGATTTGCTTTTGGGTCCCGAAAAGATGGAAGCGATTCGTGGGGATTTGTTTAAGAGGCATAGTAATTATCAGACTGTAATCCATAGCATTGGGTTAAAGTTGGATTTTCTGTGGGCTCCTTATGCAAAAAATTTGACTGATATAGTAATGGAGTTTATGGGGAACAAGAGGTACCCTGATGTTTTGGTGATAGGTGCTGGGCTTTGGGATATGCTGAGGATTACAAATTCGACTGAGTACGGAAGTTCCTTACAACACTTAAATACTTATTTGGTCTCTTCGTTACCGGTTTCTCCTGAATATAGTACAACCTACCCAGTGTCAGGATCCGTTTCTGTCCCAACACCCCATTTGTTTTGGCTTGGTTCTCCGACATTAATAAATAGAATGCTGAATACGGAGGAAAAGAAAGTAAAGATGACTGATGCCTTGTATGCTGCTTACGAAAGAGAAATGCACAAAAGTAAACTCTTGCGTCAATCTGCTGGCCCTGCTTTTTTACTTGATATAAAGTCGTTGAGTCAAAAATGTGGGGATCAATGTACTGAAGATGGCATGCACTACAAAGCCGCTGTTTATGAAACGGCTGTTCATATCATGCTGAATGCATTAATAATCGAATCTCAACAGAAGCTTTAA
- the LOC108205310 gene encoding vacuolar-sorting receptor 6 isoform X2, with the protein MSRSLLGVLFCVVLVSVNGRFVVEKESIRVLSPYKLRSKHDAAIGNFGVPEYGGSMVGSMVYSHQNSYACKPFDEEKKQPFKTNSTRLHILIVDRGECFFALKVWNAQQAGAAAVLVTDDRDEPLITMESPGESADADGYIDKIGIPSALIDRSFGETLKAAVQKAEEDVVIKLDWRESMPNPDQRVEYEFWTNSNDECGIRCDEQMNFVKDFKGHAQILEKGGYTMFTPHYITWFCPAPFILSDQCKSQCINHGRYCAPDPEKNFGTGYQGKDVVFENLRQLCVHRVANESNKSWVWWDFVTDFHIRCSMKEKRYSKECAEDVLKSLNLPIEKIKDCMGDPEADVENDVLKIEQDRQVGRGSRGDVTILPTLVINDVQYRGKLERTAVLKALCAGFQETTEPPICLSGDMETNQCLERNGGCWRDSKSNITACKDTFRGRVCECPVANGVQYKGDGYMSCEAFGPGRCAINSGGCWSETKYGQTLSACSDSDITGCRCPHGFQGDGHKCEDINECSEGLACQCEGCSCKNTWGGYGCKCKGEKLYIMEQDTCIERNSTKFGWFLALLILGAVVSAAFAGYIFYKYRFRSYMDSEVMAIMSQYMPLDSQHHNQVTQHENGSLRQGSSGV; encoded by the exons ATGTCAAGAAGCTTGCTGGGTGTTCTCTTTTGTGTCGTTTTGGTGAGTGTGAATGGGAGATTTGTGGTGGAGAAAGAGAGCATAAGAGTGCTCTCGCCTTATAAGCTGAGGTCGAAGCATGATGCTGCTATTGGTAACTTTGGAGTTCCTGAATATGGAGGTTCTATGGTGGGGTCCATGGTGTATTCTCATCAGAATTCTTATGCGTGCAAGCCTTTTGATGAGGAAAAAAAGCAGCCCTTTAAGACCAACTCTACTAGACTCCACATTCTTATTGTTGATCGTGGAG AGTGCTTCTTTGCTTTGAAGGTTTGGAATGCGCAACAAGCAGGTGCTGCAGCTGTTTTGGTGACTGACGACAGAGATGAGCCTCTCATAACTATGGAGTCTCCAGGAGAAAGTGCTGACGCAGATGGCTATATTGACAAGATTGGAATCCCATCAGCTTTAATTGATCGATCGTTTGGTGAGACGTTGAAAGCTGCTGTACAGAAAGCTGAAGAAGATGTAGTTATTAAATTGGACTGGAGAGAGTCAATGCCCAACCCGGATCAGAGGGTTGAGTATGAATTTTGGACTAACAGCAATGATGAGTGTGGAATTCGCTGTGATGAGCAAATGAATTTTGTCAAGGACTTCAAAGGACATGCACAGATTCTTGAAAAGGGCGGTTACACCATGTTTACACCACATTATATAACATGGTTTTGTCCTGCGCCTTTCATTCTGAGCGACCAGTGCAAGTCTCAGTGCATAAACCATGGGAGATATTGTGCACCTGATCCAGAAAAGAATTTTGGGACGGGGTATCAAGGAAAAGATGTGGTATTCGAGAACTTGAGACAGCTTTGTGTACACAGGGTTGCTAACGAGAGCAACAAATCTTGGGTTTGGTGGGATTTTGTGACAGATTTTCACATTAGGTGCTCAATGAAGGAAAAGAGGTATAGCAAAGAATGTGCTGAGGATGTCTTGAAGTCCTTAA ATCTGCCAATTGAGAAGATAAAAGATTGCATGGGTGACCCTGAAGCTGATGTTGAAAATGATGTCCTAAAAATTGAGCAAGATCGGCAG GTTGGACGAGGATCTCGTGGCGATGTTACTATCTTACCGACATTAGTCATTAACGATGTTCAGTATAGAG GGAAACTTGAGAGAACTGCTGTGCTGAAGGCCTTATGTGCTGGATTTCAGGAGACTACTGAGCCTCCAATTTGTTTAAGTGGAG ATATGGAGACCAATCAGTGCCTTGAGAGGAATGGTGGTTGCTGGCGAGACTCAAAATCTAATATAACTGCTTGCAAG GACACGTTTAGAGGAAGAGTATGTGAGTGTCCCGTGGCCAATGGGGTGCAATATAAAGGCGATGGATACATGTCTTGTGAAG CCTTTGGACCCGGAAGGTGTGCAATAAACAGTGGGGGTTGCTGGTCAGAAACTAAATACGGACAAACGCTTTCAGCTTGCTCA GATTCCGATATAACAGGCTGTCGATGCCCACATGGTTTTCAGGGGGATGGCCATAAATGTGAAG ATATTAATGAATGCTCAGAAGGTCTTGCTTGTCAATGTGAGGGCTGTTCCTGCAAGAATACGTGGGGTGGATATGGCTGCAAGTGCAAGGGGGAGAAACTTTATATAATGGAGCAAGACACATGTATTG AAAgaaattctacaaaatttggATGGTTCCTAGCCTTGTTGATCTTAGGGGCAGTTGTTTCTGCTGCTTTTGCTGGCTATATCTTCTACAAATATAGGTTCCGG TCTTATATGGACTCCGAGGTAATGGCCATTATGTCTCAGTACATGCCACTTGACAGTCAGCATCATAACCAAGTCACTCAACATGAAAATGGGTCCCTACGACAAGGCAGCTCCGGCGTATAA